In a single window of the Rubinisphaera margarita genome:
- a CDS encoding sodium:calcium antiporter, whose amino-acid sequence MEHLIPHHWFVEANSILLLIYAIGGLYFLRMGAEWLVEGASALAYRIGMPEVVVGATIVSLGTTTPECAVSVLAAWNGNAGLALGNAIGSVICDSALIFGLGCILVRLPADKYILSRQGWVQFGSAALLSAICYFMYFRDGDAARITRPVGIGLLVLLGVYMIFSVKWSRRHPMETTARVSENIAEHVEPNEEVHVADEHVTEKGVPALIGMMLAGLVVVIFSGHFAIESVSELAVRIGIPQLVIAATLVALGTSLPELVVGYTAIRRGHPELLVGNVLGADILNILFVTGAAAAAAPLPIVEAGAKLPDIFLRLHLPAMMLILVYFRACIFRATRVGHFSRWMGIPLLIMYVGYTVSQFVVSL is encoded by the coding sequence CTGGTTCGTCGAGGCCAATTCGATCCTGCTGCTGATCTACGCCATCGGCGGTCTGTACTTCCTGCGGATGGGAGCGGAGTGGCTGGTCGAAGGCGCCTCCGCTCTGGCCTATCGGATCGGGATGCCCGAAGTCGTTGTCGGTGCCACGATTGTCTCGCTGGGCACCACGACGCCGGAATGCGCCGTCTCGGTCCTGGCGGCCTGGAATGGCAACGCCGGTCTGGCGCTCGGCAATGCCATTGGCTCGGTAATCTGCGATTCCGCCCTGATTTTCGGCCTTGGCTGCATACTCGTTCGCCTGCCTGCCGACAAATACATTCTTTCCCGGCAGGGCTGGGTGCAGTTTGGTTCGGCGGCTCTGCTTTCGGCCATCTGTTACTTCATGTACTTTCGCGATGGCGACGCTGCCCGGATTACACGGCCCGTCGGAATCGGCCTGTTGGTTCTGCTGGGCGTCTATATGATCTTTTCCGTGAAATGGTCGCGGCGACATCCCATGGAAACCACCGCCCGTGTTTCCGAGAACATCGCCGAACATGTCGAACCCAATGAAGAGGTTCATGTCGCCGACGAACATGTGACGGAGAAAGGCGTGCCGGCCCTGATCGGCATGATGCTCGCCGGACTGGTGGTTGTCATTTTCTCCGGTCACTTCGCCATTGAATCGGTCTCCGAACTGGCTGTGCGCATCGGCATCCCGCAGCTCGTCATCGCCGCGACGCTGGTGGCACTCGGAACCTCGCTGCCGGAACTGGTGGTCGGATACACGGCCATTCGTCGCGGTCATCCCGAGCTGCTGGTGGGGAATGTGCTGGGAGCCGACATTCTGAACATTCTGTTCGTGACCGGGGCGGCTGCCGCTGCGGCTCCGCTGCCGATTGTCGAGGCGGGTGCCAAGCTGCCGGATATCTTTCTGAGACTGCATCTGCCTGCCATGATGCTGATCCTGGTTTACTTCCGCGCCTGTATTTTCCGGGCCACCCGCGTCGGCCATTTCAGCCGGTGGATGGGGATCCCGTTACTGATCATGTACGTCGGGTATACGGTGTCCCAGTTCGTTGTGAGTCTGTAA